In Phreatobacter stygius, a genomic segment contains:
- a CDS encoding YccF domain-containing protein, which translates to MDALRFAGNVLWFLLGGLIAGLMWYLAGLIAAVTIVGLPWAFACFRLGNYTFFPFGREVISKRELSGEGQGAMAPLRLIGNIIWFVPIGFSLMVVHILAAIACFITIIGIPFGYAHLKLAQASVFPLGKRIVATDVANLARERNAASVLAALRWR; encoded by the coding sequence ATGGACGCGCTTCGCTTCGCCGGTAATGTCCTGTGGTTCCTGCTCGGCGGTCTGATTGCCGGCCTGATGTGGTATCTCGCCGGGCTGATCGCGGCGGTCACCATTGTTGGCCTGCCCTGGGCTTTCGCCTGTTTCCGGCTGGGCAATTACACCTTCTTTCCTTTCGGTCGCGAGGTCATTTCCAAGCGCGAACTGTCAGGCGAGGGCCAGGGCGCCATGGCGCCGCTGCGTCTGATCGGCAATATCATCTGGTTCGTGCCGATCGGCTTTTCGCTGATGGTGGTGCATATCCTGGCTGCGATCGCCTGCTTCATCACGATTATCGGCATTCCCTTCGGTTATGCCCATCTGAAGCTCGCCCAGGCCTCGGTTTTCCCGCTCGGCAAGCGGATCGTCGCAACGGATGTCGCCAACCTCGCCCGCGAACGCAATGCCGCCAGCGTCTTGGCCGCGCTGCGCTGGCGGTAG
- a CDS encoding carbonic anhydrase yields MCESCGSPAFGRFSRRSLLKASCGLALAGGMAVTGLAPASAQSPPQNAISAEAALKRIMEGNARYAANTPNERDFSARRAALAQSQHPIASIVSCADSRIAPELAFDQGPGDLFVVRVAGNFVNEDGLASLEFGSEVLGAPVILVLGHSGCGAVSATIDVVRNNTTLPGHLPALINAIRPAVDAAKTDNPADLMAAATIANVRLNVEKLKVAAPILSARVAGKRLQVVGGVYDLSTGKVTLI; encoded by the coding sequence ATGTGCGAGTCATGCGGATCTCCCGCTTTCGGCCGGTTCTCCCGGCGCTCCCTTTTGAAGGCCTCCTGCGGCCTCGCGCTTGCCGGCGGCATGGCCGTTACCGGCCTCGCCCCGGCATCGGCGCAAAGCCCGCCACAGAATGCCATCTCGGCCGAGGCTGCGCTCAAGCGCATCATGGAGGGCAATGCCCGCTACGCCGCCAATACTCCGAACGAGCGCGATTTCTCCGCCCGGCGCGCCGCACTGGCCCAGTCGCAGCACCCGATCGCCTCGATCGTCAGTTGCGCCGACTCGCGCATCGCCCCGGAGCTTGCCTTCGACCAGGGCCCGGGCGACCTGTTCGTGGTGCGGGTGGCCGGCAATTTCGTCAATGAGGACGGATTGGCGAGCCTGGAGTTCGGTTCGGAGGTGCTGGGCGCGCCGGTCATCCTGGTGCTCGGCCACAGCGGCTGCGGCGCGGTCAGTGCGACCATCGACGTCGTCCGGAACAACACCACTTTGCCCGGTCACCTGCCGGCGCTGATCAATGCCATCCGCCCGGCGGTGGATGCGGCGAAAACGGACAATCCGGCCGACCTGATGGCGGCCGCAACCATCGCCAATGTCCGGCTGAACGTCGAGAAGCTGAAGGTCGCCGCGCCGATCCTGTCGGCGCGTGTCGCGGGCAAGAGGCTTCAGGTGGTCGGTGGCGTCTACGACTTGTCGACCGGCAAGGTGACACTGATCTGA